The nucleotide sequence ATTAACTGCTCGAACTTTCTGGAGGTACTTAGCAATAGGTAAGCTACCTTcccttatattaaattgacgCGCTCGTGTAAATCCCAAAATCCCCCCTTCGGCTCCTATACTGTAATCTGTCTATTCCTTTATACGTAATTGGCGGTGTGTGTGGTTGGCATTGTTGTGTACCAATCCGTCCACCGACCCTAAGGATTAAAgcgttttcatacaaattaatttgattcgTGTTACACGAACATAACATGCTGTAATTTTGTCTATAACTCTTTTTACAGGTTCGTACATTCGCTCGTCCGTTGTTCTTAGACAGCCGCccgaaaaaaatattctatgacTCGCTCTCGTTTTTAACGACACGAATTGCGATGACATATGCCACCGTGCCATTTGTATTACTGCATCTATCGCCAAGCCTTGCGTTTTATGGGTAAGCACGAAATTTACtttactcaaaaaaaaaaaaaaggaaacatcTTCACACTgttaatatttcacttttattcAAGTATATTCATTTCTTGATATTTTACCATTTTCTTTCATAANNNNNNNNNNNNNNNNNNNNNNNNNNNNNNNNNNNNNNNNNNNNNNNNNNNNNNNNNNNNNNNNNNNNNNNNNNNNNNNNNNNNNNNNNNNNNNNNNNNNNNNNNNNNNNNNNNNNNNNNNNNNNNNNNNNNNNNNNNNNNNNNNNNNNNNNNNNNNNNNNNNNNNNNNNNNNNNNNNNNNNNNNNNNNNNNNNNNNNNNNNNNNNNNNNNNNNNNNNNNNNNNNNNNNNNNNNNNNNNNNNNNNNNNNNNNNNNNNNNNNNNNNNNNNNNNNNNNNNNNNNNNNNNNNNNNNNNNNNNNNNNNNNNNNNNNNNNNNNNNNNNNNNNNNNNNNNNNNNNNNNNNNNNNNNNNNNNNNNNNNNNNNNNNNNNNNNNNNNNNNNNNNNNNNNNNNNNNNNNNNNNNNNNNNNNNNNNNNNNNNNNNNNNNNNNNNNNNNNNNNNNNNNNNNNNNNNNNNNNNNNNNNNNNNNNNNNNNNNNNNNNNNNNNNNNNNNNNNNNNNNNNNNNNNNNNNNNNNNNNNNNNNNNNNNNNNNNNNNNNNNNNNNNNNNNNNNNNNNNNNNNNNNNNNNNNNNNNNNNNNNNNNNNNNNNNNNNNNNNNNNNNNNNNNNNNNNNNNNNNNNNNNNNNNNNNNNNNNNNNNNNNNNNNNNNNNNNNNNNNNNNNNNNNNNNNNNNNNNNNNNNNNNNNNNNNNNNNNNNNNNNNNNNNNNNNNNNNNNNNNNNNNNNNNNNNNNNNNNNNNNNNNNNNNNNNNNNNNNNNNNNNNNNNNNNNNNNNNNNNNNNNNNNNNNNNNNNNNNNNNNNNNNNNNNNNNNNNNNNNNNNNNNNNNNNNNNNNNNNNNNNNNNNNNNNNNNNNNNNNNNNNNNNNNNNNNNNNNNNNNNNNNNNNNNNNNNNNNNNNNNNNNNNNNNNNNNNNNNNNNNNNNNNNNNNNNNNNNNNNNNNNNNNNNNNNNNNNNNNNNNNNNNNNNNNNNNNNNNNNNNNNNNNNNNNNNNNNNNNNATATTCACCCGTGTCGAGATTTCTGTCTAAATCATTTACTTTCATAACTTCCATACCTTAGCCGAGGTTTATTCTGCAAATACTTAACGCTTTTCTGGTTTTTGGACCAAAACCAGAAtatccatttatatttactacttGAGCTTAGTTATACGTCATGCTTGTTAATGAAAATGGAATCTTCAatgttgttttctttttcgtGGAATGTTATCTACAATGGGAGTTGGAACACCTGAATTTGCAAATGAAAAGGAGAAACATATTCTCCAGTCTGCTGTTtaatatcatcataatcatttgtatattttacagaGAATATGCGAATAAGAGCAAATATGGGTATATCTGCTATTCTACTTTGTTTCTTTACAAAGTAGAATAGCAGATATACCCAGGAAAATCTGTAAAACAATGTTgcaaggaaaataaaaaccgtcatttttaaaataatttctattatgCAAATCAGGCATTGTTTTGTAGTTGGTTTggtgatgaaataaaatgaaatatcatacataataatatatacatttttaaatagttgttTGCGCATAAAAGCAGTTATATTGGTaaactatttacaaatttgGGCTAATTCCAGATATGGAatgttgtgtttaattttaaaataaagctaagtttttaataatatgttttacaaggtatattatttacagcATAATTAAATGTCTGAAATCAGCATCTTTACATTGTCTATTTgatgaatacaaaatatttagttcCTTGCACATTCTTGATGCACATGTTATCATCAGTCTCAATATGTTTAAGTACCTACTATACCTAAAATTTGGCAATTATAGGAATTTCAGTCCTggataatcatattattttttgaaatattttgattcaTCTGATCATTTTCATATTCCACAAAATCATCAAATAGGCTAGGCCAAGCCTCTGTATCATCATAGCTACTGAGATCATCTCCCACAAATTCACAAAAGTTCAAAAACATATACCAAGTGTCTTTTGGTATGCCTCGTATGTGtggatttttttctaaatagcTTAACCATTTATCTAAGATTGGGGGTTGATTGTTTGTAAAGACTAGGCGCCATAGAAGAATAGCTATATCGGAAGGAAGAATCCTTTGACCAGTACTGACATcgagaccaaatttaaatgtaaatctatataaatccTTAAACTGTTCAGTgtcatttttcaaatcatttgttatattacataatttctgCTGTATGCCTTTCACCGAGTCAGTATTCATGCTTTGGAGACCTTGTATAAATTCCAGCCGTGTAAATCGACACATTTGACTAGCATTAAGCTTCCAGGCTAGAACTAGAACTTTAAAATCATCTGGGTTTAACTGTAAATCATTACATAGGTTTTCTATACCTTCGGCTAAGATAGCATCCTCTAATGAATCTTTGTATTGGTCAAATaagtgattaattttaatttctgaaaCATGAAAATCATTTGATCCCAGTGATGACATTGTTCGAGAAATGGAAGgcaatttttttgcttttgtcTTTTCTGAATTTCCATGAAATTTGTGTATACTAGATAGATCAGAATTTTCAATTACTGTAGGTATTACATTAGCGTTTTCACTACTTTGTctatatgaatttatgttattatcattattatgtaGCAAAGGTTCCTCTTGTGGATAGTCAGATATTACAGCATTGGGGACTtgatttattgtgataatttCTGTTATCTctgaaaaaaaacttatagcataatacatacatactacaCAGTGTCATAGTGTTATaatgttcatttttatataaatgatttagtaacatattgttaacataatgccactatattttttacactatATATTCAAACGTATTTGGGATATAAGTTACTtactaacaatttatatataactagctgcgcctcgcggtttcacccgcataagtctgtatccttacaaactttcgcatttataatattaataagtaggATTCATGAAAATAATCATGGGCTATACAAGAACACCCTAGCTTTCTTTTAAATGTGTGAAATCTTAAATATTCATTGGAGGTAAGAACAATCATGTAGAAAACCTTTTGTTGGATTGTAACTTTTgagaagatattttttttacattctttTTTGTGCTTGTAACTTACCATCGTTTTTCCTATTAGGTGATGTCACGACATCAGCATTTGTTTGGTTATCGAAGCAGCTAAGACAATGGCccatttgatataatatatatattctttgaaAATCTCATAGAAATACTCGTGTAAACTGTaccagatatatttttatctctttttACACCACCACTATGcaacataatgaaaaaaaattcttttaataaatggtGTTTCTAAATAATTCTTCACACAAgtctgaaacaaaaatattatgcataataatgcgattacttttaatatacaacaattacatttatatttcaatgatgTGTACATACCATCTTCAGAAATCACGAAATAAATTGCAGCAGAGGTCAGATcctaaacaatttatttttatcggaCATAACTAGTCTTtgcatatttgtttttctattttattattttatattgatgcaAGGGATGCAATGTCACATAGACCAAAACTTCATagctttttaaaaatgcttaaagaaacaaaatttcagATATCCCCTCAGATGGAATATCCTACAGAAATCAAAACAGGATAGAGGATATCAAGAGGATATTTcactttgttaaaatttaaatgtcacaTTTTGACAACCAATTGACACTCCCCTAGAATCTAGGCTcatcacattataataattacagatgatataaaacagttttattaaaaaacctatttcttgtgaataaaataaaataaaaataaaacaacataataccGTTGAATTGGATACCCGAATTGATTAATCAATTACGGGGAGAGACTTTAATATGTCAGTATGTTCTGTTCCGTTGACAAATTGTAATCCATAACATACTGGCTTACAATTTGATGTAATATTTTGACCTTAAATTTATCGATGTGAATCCGATACACTCTGAAATAGCATTCAATTTGATGAGTTACGTCAGGTTCGATTTACCTACTTAAATACTAACGTTTCACCCGCAGCTTCTCTCACGcagatatatacattttttacgaCCAATGAGatgtataatacttttttaggGCTTCAGATGTATAAGAGTCAACAAAACACAAccgtatttgatttttaagaaCCCATGCAATGATATtatcatttcatataatttaatgataaattcgcaatttttttttatacccaAGCCCATTCCATCGAAAGCTACCCctgtaaacattattttagaaaatcaaGCCTATAAATTAAACCTAATATCGGTCTAtcaccataaaatattttatcaaaatctgtcaagtacatatattttacataacgGACgcacaaacagaaaaaaaacattactttgGAGTCTATGTAGTTTATACGCAAGTATTGCGTCAACcgttctattttaaatatattaatgtgcAATAATGGTCTGGTTACTGCTTCATAATGAATAGCAACTATAGTAGAAACTGCTTTGCAAACCGGTGATTTGCAAGCCTTTaacaaagagaaaaaaaaaactggtgataaatattaaataacgtatttagacaaatcaaattcaatgtctcattgtattaataaatgattgagtttgagttcgAGTTTGAAATTAAACAGGATAGATCTATTGGTTGCCGATTTAGAATGGGACACATTTTCTCCATATGACAGCTTTTCAGCCGCGAGAGCTCAGTCTTGATTATATAGTGTGCCCATGTCGTTATCTTTTACTGTATAAGCGAAGGACTTATCTGTTCCTATTCTCTGTCTACGTTTAACATGTATTGTATGTCTTATTGTGAATGGGTACCTTGAATAACTCAAAAGCCTTGTATGttgtctaaataaatataccaaggttgaaaatttataaacattgaaatgaCATATATGagcgtttattttttaaattttacatgcGTTGTTTTTGAACTTAgtgatatttgataattagttttttgtaGAATCGATTAACGGTTGATAACAAATTGTTTgtgaaacattataattattcaactaTGAGTGTAATCGAAGATACTTGGGatggattaattaatttgaacgaTATAGAATACAAAACTCACATAAACTTTGAAAAAAGTTTGGCAACGTTAACGGaacaagtaacaaacatattagACGAATATTTAGGCAAGCAAAAACCTAatattttggaaaataaaGCTTGTAGTTCTGATGAATACTTACAGCACATTGTGGAAAGTAACACTAGCTTAAAACAAGAAATTGACTTGAAGCTATTGGATTTGACTCAAAAACAAAGtcactataaaaattttaaagaaggtGAAGTATTTACAGTTATATAACtttgtatattgttatactaattttggttttttaattcaaaacataattttaatattatgctgATGAAGAGTGGTTAAAGCTTCCTATGATATTGACTGTGGTTGGTTCCAGTGTTGGCAACCTGAAGTGGACCGACTATCGTACCCCGGGGCGTAAAATTATCGTACATGGAACGAAATTATCGTACTTTTTAGGATAATGTCtattacagataaataaatcatatacattgtaatattGATATGCATGCAAGTACTCTATAGTTAATCTTTTTTAAACCACCGCTGTCAAATCAACAGAACACTGAAATCCAAATGTTTTACACGTGGCACAGACCCTGAACTTTTTGATTCCCTTTCCACTTTAAGTTCAATAAATGCGCCAAGCGTAAAATTCACTCAGACAAAATTTCACTGTTCTCATGCAAGTTGGATACATAATCGAAATATCGAACTATTATTCTTTTGTTCGCATTGGTAGATGCTATACTAATCAATAAGAAAGCGTATACAGCAGACGCTGGATAAAGTTACAGTATCGACAGTGGTGAAACTTAGCATAGGGAATCGTAAGAACCAATAGGTATAGGGAACTTGTATTTCCCGGTATTTTCCCAAGACTTAATTGGACAAAATAAATCATGCTAATTCGATTTAGACTATCAGCGCATGAGTGAAATAGTGTAAATTCTCAAATTTTGCATCATGATAGAAATTATCGTATAATCTGCGTACGATAATAGTATGCTATCGTACATCGTACGTAGGTACAAAATTATCGTATGTGTACGATAATTATCGTACGGTTCCGAACACTGGTTGGTTCCTAAGATGGATTAACATgcaaatttactaaaaatccgattaatgttttttttatctcccatcccctttttttataaacttataatatttgtaatgacacacaattatatgtacaatttcTTATTACAACTGctggaaatataaaatcagTTGCATCTTTATAGATATTACCATTTCgagttatatattgttttttatttaattttcagttgGTACTAATTAGTGTAAAATGacaatatctaataatacacttgtttaatttcagagcaaaaacttttaaccaaagaaattaaagaaacacATGAAGCTTTTTTGATGgctaaaaagtattataagaagtttttaaaactatattacacAATTGAATCCAAAGACATGGAAAAGCAAGTAATTTTCATCCAATTTTTTACTGAGTCTAAAAAAGATGTTGAAAATTACTCCATAAGACTACTGAGAGAACCTAAAAT is from Zerene cesonia ecotype Mississippi chromosome 15, Zerene_cesonia_1.1, whole genome shotgun sequence and encodes:
- the LOC119832276 gene encoding DCN1-like protein 3, with the protein product MGHCLSCFDNQTNADVVTSPNRKNDEITEIITINQVPNAVISDYPQEEPLLHNNDNNINSYRQSSENANVIPTVIENSDLSSIHKFHGNSEKTKAKKLPSISRTMSSLGSNDFHVSEIKINHLFDQYKDSLEDAILAEGIENLCNDLQLNPDDFKVLVLAWKLNASQMCRFTRLEFIQGLQSMNTDSVKGIQQKLCNITNDLKNDTEQFKDLYRFTFKFGLDVSTGQRILPSDIAILLWRLVFTNNQPPILDKWLSYLEKNPHIRGIPKDTWYMFLNFCEFVGDDLSSYDDTEAWPSLFDDFVEYENDQMNQNISKNNMIIQD
- the LOC119832278 gene encoding uncharacterized protein LOC119832278, coding for MSVIEDTWDGLINLNDIEYKTHINFEKSLATLTEQVTNILDEYLGKQKPNILENKACSSDEYLQHIVESNTSLKQEIDLKLLDLTQKQSHYKNFKEEQKLLTKEIKETHEAFLMAKKYYKKFLKLYYTIESKDMEKQVIFIQFFTESKKDVENYSIRLLREPKIGKYQLQAMTPKLTLFKDIQLILGEKNDVPGILCCIRDEFKSIRESKKLKRMN